In one Phyllostomus discolor isolate MPI-MPIP mPhyDis1 chromosome 8, mPhyDis1.pri.v3, whole genome shotgun sequence genomic region, the following are encoded:
- the SMIM7 gene encoding small integral membrane protein 7, which translates to MIGDILLFGTLLMNAGAVLNFKLKKKDTQGFGEESREPGTGDNIREFLLSLRYFRIFIALWNVFMMFCMIVLFGS; encoded by the exons ATGATCGGAGACATCCTGCTCTTCGG GACGCTACTGATGAACGCCGGAGCGGTGCTTAATTTTAAGCT GAAAAAGAAGGACACACAAGGCTTTGGGGAGGAATCCAGGGAACCTGGCACAG GTGACAACATCCGGGAGTTCTTACTGAGCCTCAGATACTTCCGAATCTTCATCGCCCTGTGGAATGTTTTCATGATGTTCTGCATGATCGT GCTGTTTGGCTCCTGA